The following coding sequences are from one Pseudomonas oryzae window:
- the rpiA gene encoding ribose-5-phosphate isomerase RpiA, translated as MTQDQLKQAVAQAAVDFIRPRLDAKSIVGVGTGSTANFFIDALAQYRHDFDGAVASSEATAARLKSHGIPVYDLNGIPELEFYVDGADESNARLELVKGGGGALTREKIVAAVARTFVCIADESKLVERLGAYPLPVEVLPMARSHVARELVKLGGDPVLREGCVTDNGNLILDVHNLLVGDAVALEQQINNIVGVVTNGLFAARPADLLLLGTKDGVRRLEC; from the coding sequence ATGACCCAGGATCAGCTCAAGCAGGCGGTGGCCCAGGCCGCCGTCGATTTCATCCGCCCGCGCCTCGATGCCAAGAGCATCGTCGGGGTCGGCACCGGCTCCACCGCCAACTTCTTCATCGACGCGCTGGCCCAGTACCGCCACGACTTCGATGGCGCGGTGGCCAGCTCCGAGGCCACCGCGGCGCGCCTGAAGAGCCACGGCATCCCGGTCTACGATCTCAACGGCATTCCCGAACTGGAGTTCTACGTCGACGGCGCCGACGAGAGCAACGCGCGCCTGGAGCTGGTCAAGGGCGGCGGTGGCGCACTGACCCGCGAGAAGATCGTTGCCGCGGTGGCCCGGACCTTCGTCTGCATCGCCGACGAGAGCAAGCTGGTCGAGCGCCTGGGCGCCTACCCGCTGCCGGTGGAAGTGCTGCCGATGGCGCGCAGCCACGTGGCCCGCGAGCTGGTCAAGCTGGGCGGCGATCCGGTGCTGCGCGAGGGCTGCGTCACCGACAACGGCAACCTGATCCTCGATGTGCACAACCTGCTGGTCGGCGACGCCGTGGCCCTCGAGCAGCAGATCAACAACATCGTCGGCGTGGTCACCAACGGCCTGTTCGCCGCCCGCCCGGCCGACCTGCTGCTGCTCGGCACCAAGGACGGCGTGCGTCGCCTGGAGTGCTGA
- a CDS encoding YegP family protein has product MSGKFHLKKAANGQFHFNLEASNGQPILTSELYKSKESALNGIESVRKNAVREGAFEPLLGKDGRPYFVLKASNGQTIGQSQMYASVDGCKLGMESVKRHAPEAVLVDATQG; this is encoded by the coding sequence ATGTCCGGCAAGTTCCACCTGAAGAAGGCCGCCAACGGCCAGTTCCACTTCAACCTGGAGGCCAGCAACGGCCAGCCGATCCTCACCAGCGAGCTGTACAAGTCCAAGGAGTCGGCGCTCAACGGTATCGAGTCGGTGCGCAAGAACGCCGTGCGCGAGGGGGCGTTCGAGCCGCTGCTCGGCAAGGACGGTCGGCCCTATTTCGTGCTCAAGGCCAGCAACGGCCAGACCATCGGCCAGAGCCAGATGTATGCCAGCGTCGACGGCTGCAAGCTGGGCATGGAGTCGGTCAAGCGCCACGCCCCGGAGGCCGTGCTGGTCGACGCTACCCAGGGCTGA
- a CDS encoding SdiA-regulated domain-containing protein yields the protein MPLLPPAPRRTRPARLLLGLLAALLALGLLAFAQHLRLFERGWFFVREWRHTAEWRERSLWLPDYRVAIEARPIEGLEDDISALTFDPGRRSLFTVTNATPELLELSLDGRILRRIALHGFGDPEAIEYIAPGVFVISDERDQRLIKVRVDDSATALDARDGQQLALGIEHADDNKGFEGLAYDSAGQRLFVAKERDPMRIYEIRGFPHVDAAQPLAVQVQDDPQRDRRLFVRDLSSLQYDSASGHLLALSDESRLVLELDSHGRPISSLSLLAGQHGLQRSVPQAEGIALDDAGNLYLVSEPNLFYLFHKPAD from the coding sequence ATGCCGCTGTTGCCACCTGCGCCGCGCCGCACACGCCCGGCACGCCTGCTGCTCGGGCTGCTCGCCGCCCTCCTGGCGCTCGGCCTGCTGGCCTTCGCCCAGCACCTGCGCCTGTTCGAGCGCGGCTGGTTCTTCGTCCGCGAGTGGCGGCACACCGCCGAGTGGCGCGAGCGCTCGCTGTGGCTGCCGGACTACCGGGTGGCCATCGAGGCGCGGCCGATCGAGGGGCTGGAAGATGACATCTCCGCGCTGACCTTCGATCCCGGGCGGCGCAGCCTGTTCACGGTGACCAACGCCACCCCCGAGCTGCTCGAACTGTCGCTGGACGGCCGCATCCTGCGGCGCATCGCCCTGCACGGCTTCGGCGATCCGGAGGCGATCGAGTACATCGCCCCCGGCGTGTTCGTGATCAGCGACGAGCGCGACCAGCGCCTGATCAAGGTGCGCGTCGACGACAGCGCCACCGCCCTCGACGCCCGCGACGGTCAGCAGCTGGCGCTGGGCATCGAGCACGCCGACGACAACAAGGGTTTCGAGGGACTGGCCTACGACTCCGCCGGCCAGCGCCTGTTCGTTGCCAAGGAGCGCGACCCCATGCGCATCTACGAGATCCGCGGCTTCCCCCACGTCGATGCGGCCCAGCCGCTGGCCGTGCAGGTACAGGACGACCCGCAGCGTGACCGGCGACTGTTCGTCCGCGACCTGTCCAGCCTGCAGTACGACAGCGCCAGCGGCCACCTGCTGGCGTTGTCCGACGAGTCGCGCCTGGTGCTCGAGCTGGACAGCCACGGCCGGCCGATCAGCAGCCTGTCGCTGCTGGCCGGCCAGCACGGCCTGCAGCGTTCGGTGCCGCAGGCCGAGGGCATCGCCCTGGACGATGCGGGTAACCTCTACCTGGTCAGCGAGCCGAACCTGTTCTACCTGTTCCACAAGCCCGCCGACTGA
- a CDS encoding SdiA-regulated domain-containing protein — translation MPLRSSRPVRWRHLLLVCLLFGATALLSATHLLHWDDQLALFWQEQSATDAERTSGIWLPDYRLQLETELAGLEDDETSGLTWNPLTGTLFTVTGQNPQLVEFTPGGVILRRIRLDGFSDPEAVEALGDGRLAIVDERRRRLAVFHLEPGVEHLDFATLPSYDLGFADAGNKGFEGLAWNPRTRRLLLAKEREPLGLFSLPFPGEDGAAGSLEPMPGAHLLVRDLSSVAIDPRSGHTLLLSDESRLLVELDLEGKPRSFIGLFSGLHGLVRGIAQAEGVAMDTAGNIYVVGEPNRFYVFSRQPADATL, via the coding sequence ATGCCGCTCCGCTCCTCCCGCCCCGTCCGCTGGCGCCACCTGCTGCTCGTCTGTCTGCTGTTCGGCGCCACCGCCCTGCTGAGCGCCACCCATCTGCTGCACTGGGATGACCAGCTGGCGCTGTTCTGGCAGGAGCAGTCGGCGACCGACGCCGAGCGCACGTCCGGCATCTGGCTGCCGGACTACCGCCTGCAGCTGGAGACCGAGCTGGCCGGTCTCGAGGATGACGAGACCTCCGGCCTGACCTGGAACCCGCTGACCGGCACCCTGTTCACCGTCACCGGACAGAACCCGCAGCTGGTCGAGTTCACCCCCGGCGGGGTGATCCTGCGGCGTATCCGCCTCGACGGTTTTTCCGACCCCGAGGCGGTCGAGGCCCTCGGCGACGGCCGCCTGGCCATCGTCGACGAGCGCCGCCGGCGCCTCGCGGTGTTCCACCTCGAGCCCGGCGTCGAGCACCTCGACTTCGCCACGCTGCCCAGCTACGACCTGGGCTTCGCCGATGCCGGCAACAAGGGCTTCGAGGGGCTGGCCTGGAACCCGCGCACCCGCCGCCTGCTGCTGGCCAAGGAGCGCGAACCGCTCGGCCTGTTCAGCCTGCCGTTCCCCGGCGAGGACGGCGCCGCCGGCAGCCTGGAGCCGATGCCCGGCGCCCATCTGCTGGTCCGCGACCTGTCCTCGGTGGCCATCGATCCGCGCAGCGGGCATACCCTGCTGCTCTCCGACGAATCGCGCCTGCTGGTCGAGCTCGACCTGGAGGGCAAGCCGCGCAGCTTCATCGGCCTGTTCAGCGGCCTGCACGGCCTGGTGCGCGGCATCGCCCAGGCCGAGGGCGTGGCCATGGACACCGCCGGCAACATCTACGTGGTCGGCGAGCCGAACCGCTTCTACGTGTTCAGCCGCCAGCCGGCGGACGCCACGCTTTAA
- a CDS encoding fumarylacetoacetate hydrolase family protein, protein MSYQHQYADGTRIHFPLGKVVCVGRNYAEHAKELNNPVPSEPLLFIKPATAVVNLEGGFAIPEGRGEVHYETEIAVLIGKPLSTHPDDEEILGAISGFGVALDLTLRDVQARLKDKGHPWEIAKAFDGACPLSPFVPSDAVEDLSDIGVRLTLNGEVRQDGNSRDMLTPILPLIRHISGHFSLQPGDVVLTGTPAGVGPLASGDQLVVELPGLSRFATHVL, encoded by the coding sequence ATGAGCTACCAGCACCAGTACGCCGACGGCACGCGCATCCACTTCCCGCTGGGCAAGGTGGTCTGCGTCGGCCGCAACTACGCCGAACATGCCAAGGAACTGAACAACCCGGTGCCCAGCGAGCCGCTGCTGTTCATCAAGCCGGCCACCGCGGTGGTCAATCTGGAAGGCGGCTTCGCCATTCCCGAAGGCCGCGGCGAGGTGCACTACGAGACCGAGATCGCCGTGCTGATCGGCAAGCCGCTGTCCACCCACCCGGACGACGAGGAGATCCTCGGCGCCATCTCCGGCTTCGGCGTGGCCCTCGACCTGACCCTGCGCGACGTGCAGGCACGCCTCAAGGACAAGGGTCATCCGTGGGAGATCGCCAAGGCCTTCGACGGCGCCTGCCCGCTGTCGCCCTTCGTGCCCAGCGACGCGGTGGAAGACCTGAGCGACATCGGCGTGCGCCTGACCCTCAACGGCGAAGTGCGCCAGGACGGCAACAGCCGCGACATGCTGACCCCGATCCTGCCGCTGATCCGCCACATCAGCGGCCACTTCTCCCTGCAACCGGGCGACGTGGTGCTCACCGGCACCCCGGCCGGAGTCGGCCCGCTGGCCAGCGGCGACCAGCTGGTGGTCGAGCTGCCCGGACTGAGCCGCTTCGCGACCCACGTGCTCTGA
- a CDS encoding FAD-binding oxidoreductase — translation MSQAALIEELKTLVEPGKVLTDADSLDAYGKDWTKQFAPAPLAIAFPKSIEEVQAIVRWANERKVALVPSGGRTGLSAGAVAAHGEVVVAFDYMNKILEFNAFDRTVRCQAGVVTEQLQNFAEEQGLYYPVDFASAGSSQIGGNIGTNAGGIKVIRYGMTRNWVAGLKVVTGKGDILELNRDLIKNATGYDLRQLFIGAEGTLGFVVEATMRLDRAPKNLTAMVLGAADLDSIMPVLHAFQDKLDLTAFEFFSDKALAKVLARGDVPAAFETECPYYALLEFEASSEEVSNAALELFEHCVEQGWVLDGVMSQSEQQLQNLWKLREYISETISHWTPYKNDISVTVSKVPAFLKEIDSIVGEHYPDFEIVWFGHIGDGNLHLNILKPDAMAKEDFFAKCATVNKWVFETVEKYHGSISAEHGMGMTKRDYLGYSRSAEEIACMKAVKAVFDPNGIMNPGKIFPA, via the coding sequence ATGAGCCAAGCTGCCCTGATCGAAGAACTGAAGACACTGGTCGAGCCCGGCAAGGTGCTGACCGACGCCGACTCCCTGGACGCCTACGGCAAGGACTGGACCAAGCAGTTCGCCCCGGCGCCGCTGGCCATCGCCTTCCCCAAGTCCATCGAGGAAGTGCAGGCCATCGTGCGCTGGGCCAACGAGCGCAAGGTCGCCCTGGTGCCTTCGGGTGGCCGTACCGGCCTGTCCGCCGGCGCCGTCGCTGCCCACGGCGAGGTGGTGGTGGCCTTCGACTACATGAACAAGATTCTCGAGTTCAACGCCTTCGACCGTACCGTGCGCTGCCAGGCCGGCGTGGTCACCGAGCAGCTGCAGAACTTCGCCGAAGAGCAGGGCCTGTACTACCCGGTGGACTTCGCCTCGGCCGGCTCCAGCCAGATCGGCGGCAACATCGGCACCAACGCCGGCGGCATCAAGGTGATCCGCTACGGCATGACCCGCAACTGGGTCGCCGGCCTCAAGGTGGTCACCGGCAAGGGCGACATCCTCGAGCTGAACCGCGACCTGATCAAGAACGCCACCGGCTACGACCTGCGCCAGCTGTTCATCGGCGCCGAGGGCACCCTGGGCTTCGTGGTGGAAGCGACCATGCGCCTCGACCGCGCACCGAAGAACCTCACCGCCATGGTCCTCGGCGCCGCCGACCTCGACTCGATCATGCCGGTGCTGCACGCCTTCCAGGACAAGCTCGACCTGACCGCCTTCGAGTTCTTCTCCGACAAGGCGCTGGCCAAGGTGCTGGCCCGCGGCGACGTGCCGGCGGCGTTCGAGACCGAGTGCCCGTACTACGCGCTGCTCGAGTTCGAAGCCAGCAGCGAGGAGGTGTCCAACGCCGCGCTGGAGCTGTTCGAGCACTGCGTCGAGCAGGGCTGGGTGCTCGATGGCGTGATGAGCCAGAGCGAGCAGCAGCTGCAGAACCTGTGGAAGCTGCGCGAGTACATCTCCGAGACCATCAGCCACTGGACCCCGTACAAGAACGACATCTCGGTCACCGTGTCGAAGGTGCCGGCGTTCCTCAAGGAAATCGACAGCATCGTCGGCGAGCACTATCCGGACTTCGAGATCGTCTGGTTCGGCCACATCGGCGACGGCAACCTGCACCTGAACATCCTCAAGCCCGACGCCATGGCCAAGGAAGACTTCTTCGCCAAGTGCGCTACCGTCAACAAGTGGGTGTTCGAGACCGTGGAGAAGTACCACGGCTCGATCAGCGCCGAGCACGGCATGGGCATGACCAAGCGCGACTACCTGGGCTACAGTCGCTCGGCCGAGGAAATCGCCTGCATGAAGGCGGTCAAGGCGGTATTCGATCCCAACGGCATCATGAACCCCGGCAAGATCTTCCCGGCCTGA
- the serA gene encoding phosphoglycerate dehydrogenase has translation MSKTTSLDKSKIKFLLLEGVHQNAVDTLKAAGYTNIEYLKGALSGEELKAKIADVHFIGIRSRTQLTEEVFDCAKKLVAVGCFCIGTNQVDLNAARERGIAVFNAPYSNTRSVAELVLAEAILLLRGIPEKNASCHRGGWIKSAANSFEIRGKKLGIVGYGSIGTQLSVLAEALGMQVYFYDVVTKLPIGNATQIGSLYELLGMCDIVSLHVPELPSTQWMIGEKEIRAMKKGGILINAARGTVVELDHLAEAIKDEHLIGAAIDVFPVEPKSNDEEFESPLRGLDRVILTPHIGGSTAEAQANIGLEVAEKLVKYSDNGTSVSSVNFPEVALPAHAGMHRLLHIHQNIPGVLSEINKVFADNGINISGQFLQTNEKVGYVVVDVDKEYSDLALQKLQEIKGTIRCRVLF, from the coding sequence ATGAGCAAGACGACCTCTCTCGACAAGAGCAAGATCAAGTTCCTTCTTCTCGAAGGTGTGCACCAGAACGCCGTGGACACCCTGAAGGCCGCCGGCTACACCAACATCGAGTACCTGAAGGGCGCCCTGTCCGGCGAGGAGCTCAAGGCCAAGATCGCCGACGTGCACTTCATCGGCATCCGCTCGCGCACCCAGCTGACCGAGGAAGTCTTCGACTGCGCCAAGAAGCTGGTAGCCGTCGGCTGCTTCTGCATCGGCACCAACCAGGTCGACCTCAACGCCGCCCGCGAGCGTGGCATCGCGGTGTTCAACGCGCCCTACTCGAACACCCGCTCGGTGGCCGAGCTGGTGCTGGCCGAGGCCATCCTGCTGCTGCGCGGCATCCCCGAGAAGAACGCCTCCTGCCACCGCGGCGGCTGGATCAAGTCGGCGGCCAACTCCTTCGAGATCCGCGGCAAGAAGCTCGGCATCGTCGGCTACGGCTCGATCGGCACCCAGCTCTCCGTGCTCGCCGAGGCCCTCGGCATGCAGGTCTACTTCTACGACGTGGTGACCAAGCTGCCGATCGGCAACGCCACCCAGATCGGCTCGCTGTACGAGCTGCTGGGCATGTGCGACATCGTCTCCCTGCACGTGCCGGAGCTGCCGTCCACCCAGTGGATGATCGGCGAGAAGGAAATCCGCGCGATGAAGAAGGGCGGCATCCTGATCAACGCCGCGCGCGGCACCGTGGTCGAGCTGGACCACCTGGCCGAGGCGATCAAGGACGAGCACCTGATCGGCGCCGCCATCGACGTGTTCCCGGTCGAGCCCAAGTCCAACGACGAGGAGTTCGAGAGCCCGCTGCGTGGCCTGGATCGCGTGATCCTCACCCCGCACATCGGCGGCTCCACCGCCGAGGCGCAGGCCAACATCGGTCTGGAAGTGGCCGAGAAGCTGGTCAAGTACAGCGACAACGGTACCTCGGTGTCCTCCGTGAACTTCCCGGAAGTGGCCCTGCCGGCCCACGCCGGCATGCACCGCCTGCTGCACATCCACCAGAACATCCCGGGCGTGCTCAGCGAGATCAACAAGGTGTTCGCCGACAACGGCATCAACATCTCCGGCCAGTTCCTGCAGACCAACGAGAAGGTCGGCTACGTGGTGGTCGACGTCGACAAGGAATACTCCGACCTGGCTCTGCAGAAGCTGCAGGAGATCAAGGGTACCATCCGCTGCCGCGTGCTGTTCTAA
- a CDS encoding DUF4399 domain-containing protein translates to MRSLLATCGLLAAVALATPAMAEVPRTPAPAGAAVHIVEPADGATLSGPFTVKFGLEGMSVAPAGSDAPASGHHHLLIDVAELPAMDQPLPATDNIRHFGKGQTETELTLPPGQHSLQLLMGDKNHVPHQPPVLSEKITITVQ, encoded by the coding sequence ATGCGCTCTCTGCTTGCCACCTGCGGTCTGCTCGCCGCCGTTGCCCTCGCCACTCCGGCCATGGCCGAAGTGCCGCGCACCCCGGCCCCGGCTGGCGCCGCCGTGCACATCGTCGAACCCGCCGACGGCGCCACCCTCAGCGGACCGTTCACCGTCAAGTTCGGCCTCGAGGGCATGAGCGTGGCACCGGCCGGCTCCGATGCCCCGGCCTCCGGCCATCACCACCTGCTGATCGACGTCGCCGAGCTGCCGGCCATGGATCAGCCGCTGCCGGCCACCGACAACATCCGCCACTTCGGCAAGGGCCAGACCGAGACCGAACTGACCCTGCCGCCGGGCCAGCACAGCCTGCAGCTGCTGATGGGCGACAAGAACCATGTCCCGCACCAGCCGCCGGTGCTGTCGGAGAAGATCACCATCACCGTGCAGTAA
- a CDS encoding 2OG-Fe(II) oxygenase has product MTEHDTAAPLISRILDDLASQGWSVQTAALPPQLSAALAAECRRRHAAGELARASVGRGSAQLVDEGIRGDHIQWLGRGETPATDQYLDLLDTLREALNRELFLGLEDYECHFALYPPGSFYRRHLDRFRDDDRRTVTTVCYLNADWQVEHGGALRMELADGSEQDVLPAAGTLVVFMSADFPHEVLPAGRERLSLTGWYRRRGSGPL; this is encoded by the coding sequence ATGACCGAGCACGACACCGCCGCCCCGCTGATCTCCCGCATCCTCGACGATCTGGCCAGCCAGGGCTGGTCGGTGCAGACCGCCGCCCTGCCGCCGCAACTGAGCGCCGCGCTGGCCGCGGAGTGCCGCCGCCGCCACGCCGCTGGCGAGCTGGCGCGCGCCTCGGTCGGCCGCGGCAGCGCCCAGCTGGTCGACGAGGGCATCCGCGGCGACCATATCCAGTGGCTGGGACGCGGCGAGACGCCGGCCACCGACCAGTACCTCGACCTGCTCGATACGTTGCGCGAGGCGCTCAACCGCGAGCTGTTCCTCGGCCTTGAGGACTACGAGTGCCACTTCGCCCTGTATCCGCCGGGCAGCTTCTACCGCCGCCACCTCGACCGTTTCCGCGACGACGACCGCCGCACGGTGACCACGGTGTGCTACCTCAACGCCGACTGGCAGGTCGAGCACGGCGGCGCCCTGCGCATGGAACTGGCCGACGGCAGTGAGCAGGACGTGCTGCCGGCCGCCGGCACCCTGGTGGTGTTCATGTCCGCCGACTTCCCCCACGAGGTGCTGCCGGCCGGCCGCGAGCGCCTGTCGCTGACCGGCTGGTATCGCCGACGCGGCAGCGGGCCGCTCTGA